The Blautia luti nucleotide sequence TTTTGTCAGCTACACGGACATTTCTGAGGAGCTGTGGATATACTTTCATTTCTTTTGCCAGATCACAGAGAGTTGCCTTTTTCTCCACACATGCTTCCATTACCATAAGAGAAGTAAGAATTCCGTCTCCTGTAGCAGCATAACGGCTGAAAATGATATGTCCGGACTGCTCTCCGCCCAGGCTGTAACCATTCTCCATCATGTTCTCTGCCACATATTTGTCCCCTACTGCTGTCTGCTCATAATTCATATTCTCTCTTTCCAGGGATTTATACAGACCCAGGTTGGACATTACAGTAGTTACTACTGTATTTCCGTTTAATCTTCCCTGTTCCTTCAGGTATTTGCCGCAGACGTACATGATCTTGTCACCGTCGATCATATTTCCCTTATGGTCTACAGCAATACAGCGGTCTGCATCGCCGTCATAGGCAAAACCGATATCCAGCCCGTTTTCAACTACATATTTCTGCAGAACTTCAATGTGTGTAGATCCGCAGTTTGTATTGATATTGGTGCCGTCCGGCTGGTTGTTGATCACATAGGTCTTCGCCTGAAGTGCATCGAATACACTCTTGGCAATCGCTGAAGAACTTCCGTTGGCACAGTCAAGTCCCACCTTAATTCCCTTGAAATCCCGGCTGGGAATGGAGATCAGATGTCCGATATAACGGTTTCTGCCTGATGCAAAATCAATGGTACGTCCCACATCTTCTCTGGTAGCCAGAGGCAGCTCTTCCAGCTCTCCGTCCAGATATGCTTCGATCCTTGCCTCTACTTCCGCTTCGATCTTCTGTCCGTTTCCGTTCAGAAGCTTGATCCCATTGTCATAAAACGGATTGTGGCTTGCGGAGATCATGATACCACAGTCAAAATCCTCTGTTCGTACTGCATAGGAAACACTTGGTGTTGTAGTTACATGAAGAAGATATGCGTCTGCTCCTGATGCAGTCAGTCCTGCTACCAGCGCATATTCAAACATATAGCTGCTTCTGCGGGTATCTTTTCCAATGACGATCTTCGCCTTATGGTCTCTTCCATAATACCATCCTACATAACGTCCCACTTTAAATGCATGATTTACTGTAAGCTTTACATTGGCTTCTCCACGGAAACCGTCTGTTCCGAAATATTTTCCCATAGCGATTCTCCTTTTATGCTTTACTCAACATCCTGTTTCTGTCCGGATATCTGCTGACTGCTTCCGGACGGTTTTCACACTTTCTGCAGACATCAGCATAACATATTCTATGCTTCATCCTGTAAATTGCTTAATTTCGCTGCCTGGTCTGCTGCAATCAGGCTGTCGATGATCTCATCCAGGTCACCGTTGAGGATATTCTCCAGACGGTGAAGGGTAAGTTTGATCCTGTGGTCAGTGACACGTCCCTGAGGGAAGTTGTAGGTTCTGATCTTCTCAGAGCGGTCTCCTGTTCCGATCTGGCTTCTTCTGGCTTCTGCCTCCGCATCATGCTGTTTGGCAAGTTCCATCTCATACAGACGGGAACGAAGCACTTTCAAAGCTTTATCCTTATTCTTCAGCTGGGATTTCTCATCTTGGCAGGAAATTACGATTCCTGTAGGGATATGGGTCAGACGTACTGCGGAGTCTGTAGTATTGACACACTGTCCACCATTTCCGGATGCACGGAATACATCGAATTTACAGTCATTCATGTCCAGATGGAAGTCAATTTCCTCCGCTTCCGGCATAATGGCTACTGTACAGGTAGAGGTATGGATCCTTCCGCCTGATTCTGTCTCAGGCACACGCTGTACACGGTGTACACCGCTTTCATATTTCAGTCTGGAATAAGCACCTGCGCCTGTGATCATAAAGGTGACTTCCTTAAATCCGCCGATCCCGTTCTCATTCAGACTCATCATCTCTGTTTTCCAGCGGCGGGACTCTGCATATTTCACATACATACGGTAGATCTCTGCTGCAAAAAGGGCAGCCTCATCTCCGCCTGCACCTGCACGGATCTCCACAATAACGTTCTTGCTGTCATTAGGATCCTTCGGAAGAAGAAGGATCTTTAACTCATGTTCCAGTTCTTCTACATTCTTCTTCGCTTCGGAAAGCTCCTCTTTGAGCATTTCACGCATTTCTTCGTCTTTTTCTTCCTCCAGCATCATAAGACTGTCCTGGATGGTTTCTTTGTTCTTTTTATATTCACGATAGGTATCTACGATAGGCTGCAGATCGCTCTGCTCCTTCATCAGCTTCTGAAAATGTTCCTGATTATCTGTAACGCCAGGTTCTCCCAGCTCATTGAGCACTTCTTCGAAACGAATGAGCAGATCATCTAATTTATCAAACATATTTTTCCTCCTGTAGTAGTGGTCGTTGTCCCAGGACTACACGGTCAAGGCCGCACAGATCCTGTCTGATCTCCGTCTTTATAAAGCCCTCTTTCTCAAGAAGCTCCTTCACATCCTTTCCCTGTTCACAGCCGATCTCGTACAAAAGCCAGCCGCCGGGGCGGATATGATCCATTGCCTGCCGGGTGATCTCACGGTAAAAATAAAGGCCATCCTCCATCCCGTCCAGTGCCATGCGGGGATCATGAAGCCGGACTTCCTCCATTAATCCCTCAATCTCTCCGCTTGGAATATACGGAGGATTCGAAATAAGCATATCATATCCTGTTACTTTTTCTGCATTGTCTTTTTTACTGAAATATTCTGCAGAAAACAGGTCACTTTTAACAAATTTTGTTCTGTCTGCAGTCCCAAGCTCCCTGGCATTTCGTATTGCCACTTCCAGAGCTTTCTCCGACAGATCCACTCCGATACCGGAAGCTTCCGGTACCTCAAGCATCAGACTTGTGATAATACATCCGGAACCTGTACACATATCCAGGATACGTGGGGCCTTGTTTCCCTTCAGAAGCTCCAGTGCAGCTTCCATCAGTGTCTCTGTATCCTGTCTGGGAACCAGTACATCCTCATTTACATAAAATTCATATCCCATAAAAAAAGCCTGATGCGTCAGATGCTGCAGCGGAATGTGTTCGGCCCGTTTCCGGATCAGCTCCTGATACCGGCAGGCGGTTTCCTCAGTAACACCCTCGTCCCCATGTGCAAAATAATACGCCCGGCTTTTTCCAGTGATATATTCCAGAAGGAGCCAGGCATCAAGCCCGGCTTCCCTAATCCCGGACTGTTCCAGGATCTTCTGTCCATTTTTCAATAATCCATTCAGAGTCTCTCCGCTCATGGATTTACCTCTTCTGTATCCTCATAAGGGATGTCTTTCCCGAATTCTTCTTTCAGGTATGCTCTCCAGTCAAATACGGCTTCTACTGCTTTTATGGCAACCACTGCCATATCCTCTGTAGGTTCCTTCGTAGTCAGCAGCTGCATTGCCAGACCCGGCTTGCTGAAAAAGTTTGCCAGTTTGCTGTCTGATCTGCCTGCCCACTGAATGATCTCGAAAGAAATGCCGGCTACTACAGGTACCATAAGAAGTCGTCCGAAGAGCCTTACCCAGTATACAGGTACCAGTACGAAGATAAAATGCAGGAAAATGCTCACCAGCATGACCAGAAACAGAAAGCTTGTTCCGCATCTCTTATGCTGTCTGGAACTTGCCATCACATTCTCTACTGTAAGAGGCAGTCCGTGTTCCACACAGTTGATGCATTTATGTTCTGCACCGTGGTACATGAATGTACGCTGGATATCCTTCATCCTGGAGATCAGCAGCATATATCCCATAAACAATGCCAGCTTCACAAATGCTTCCACGATCGTTACCACAAACTCGGAAGCTCCTACTTTCCTGCACAGGCTGGCAAGCGCATAGGGAAGAAGCATAAACGCTGCAATAGACACAATAATGGAAATTGCTACTGTTACATATAAGAGCCATTTGAATTGTTTGTCCTCTTTGGCTTTCTTTGCAGCACGCTCTTCCTCTGAAAGAGCTGCATTCTTCTGTGCGTCCTCTTCATCCTCTTCGTCTCCTGCGATCTCTGCAGAATACATCAGGCATTTGGTTCCCACTACCAGGGAATCCACGAAGCTGACTACGCCACGGATCAGAGGATATCTCAGAAATTTCGCATTTCCGAACACACACTTATAATCTTCGACTTTTAATTCGATCTCTTTATCCGGTCTGCGCACTGCAATGGAATATTTGTCCTTATGGCGCATCATGATTCCTTCCATTACAGCCTGACCGCCGATATTTGATGACTTCATCCTTTTCTCCCAAAGAACAGGAAAGGTTGAGATTTCCCAACCTCAACCTTCTCAATTCATACTATATTCTGATTATTTCAGGCCGTATTTCTTGTTGAACTTATCAATACGTCCACGAGCCTGAGCAGCTTTCTGCTGACCTGTGTAGAATGGATGACATTTGGAGCAGATTTCTACGTGGATGTCCTGTTTAGTAGAACCTGTTACGAATGTGTTACCACAGTTGCAGGTTACAGTTGCCTGATAATAATTCGGATGGATTCCTTCTCTCATGATTTTCACCTCTCTATAAGATTCTATTTTCTATTCGTATTCATTTGACGAATTTACTATTAAACAGCTTTATGATTATAACATAGCCCCCAGGGGAATGCAAGATATTTTAGTTTTTTTTTAAATAAATTTCTGTTTCTTCGCCATCTGGACAAATTCCGCATTATTACGGGTTCTGGCAAACATATTCAGGATCTGTTCCACCGCTTCATCAGGCTTCATTCCATTCAATGCCTTGCGCATATTGTATACAGCTTCCTGTTCTTCCTGATCCAGGAGAAGGTCTTCTCTTCGTGTTCCGGATTTCTGGATATCAATGGCAGGGAATACCCTCTTCTCCTGCAGCTTTCTGTCAAGGACAAGCTCCATATTTCCGGTTCCCTTAAATTCTTCGTAGATCACGTCATCCATCTTGCTGCCTGTATCTACCAGTGCTGTAGCCAGGATGGTAAGGCTTCCGCCTTCGCGCATGTTTCTGGCTGCACCGAAGAATCTCTTCGGCATATGAAGAGCTGCAGGGTCCAGACCACCGGAAAGAGTTCTTCCGCTTGGAGGAATGATCAGGTTGTAGGCCCTGGCAAGTCTGGTGATGGAATCCAGAAGGATGGTTACGTCTTTTTTATGTTCTACCAGACGGCGTGCACGCTCCACTACCATCTCAGATACACGTTTATGGTGCTCCGGAAGCTCATCGAAGGTAGAGTAAATAACCTCTACGTTATTTCCCCTGATAGCTTCTTTTATGTCTGTAACCTCCTCCGGGCGCTCATCGATCAGAAGGATGATCAGATGCATATCCGGATTGTTCCTCTGGATAGATTTGGCCACATCTTTCAGAAGTGTGGTCTTGCCGGCTTTCGGGGGAGATACGATCATGCCTCGCTGGCCTTTTCCGATGGGGCTGATCAGGTCTACGATCCTCATGGCTACTGTTCCGCCAGGGCGTTCCATTACCAGACGCTCATTGGGAAAGATCGGTGTCATATCCTCGAAATTATATCTTTTCTGCCCTTCACTTGGGTGAAATCCATTGATGGATGTCACATATAACAGGGCGCTGAATTTCTCTCCCTGTGTCTTGATCCTGATGTTTCCACGGATGATATCACCGGTTTTCAGATTAAATCTGCGGATTTGGGAGGGAGATACGTAAATATCATTTTCTCCCGGAAGATAATTCTCGCAGCGGATAAATCCATATCCATCCGGAAGCACCTCCAGAATACCATCCGCCTTTTCTCCGCTGTCAAGCTGAACAGCTTCTGCCGGAACATGGTACTGGTTTCCTGCACCCTGCTGTGCATGGGCCGGTTCCTGCACTCTGTCCGGATGTCTTTCCGGAAAACGGGTTTCCTGTCTTGTTTCCTGTTTTCCTTCCATTCTGGACTCCTGTTTCTCTTCTTTTTCTCTCTGCTGCTCATCTTCTTCAAGCATACGCTCAATGAGTTCCGGTTTTCTTAATGCAGAAATCCCTTTCAGTCCTCTGGCCTTGGCTAATTCTTTTAATGTTGCCAGAGACAATGATTCATACTTTTCTCTCATAAAATACCTCTCTGCCTTTTCGTACTCTTATTTGGGGGTGATAACTTTATTTACTTATCGTCTGTATTTCTTTGATCTTATGGAATAAATCGTCTGAAACGACGTGGATATCAGATTTTGGCTTTATCTTATCACATTTTATTTTCGCTGTCTACTGTCATATATCCGTAAATTGAAAGACCGGAAGCCCTGCTGGCTTCCGGTCCGCTATGTACGATTTCTTTTTTATGTTTTAATTTCTATTTCCAGATGATGCTGTACATTTTCTTTACAGTTGCAACACGGGCATCTGTGATGCTGTCGTATGCTGCTTTTATAGCTTCATAAGTCTTCGGTCTCTGTGCTTTTAATGTTGAAGGGCTTAAGATGTATTCTTTCGCAGATTCAGCGAAATATTCTGCACTGTTCTGAGTTACATAAGCCTTATTATAAGCTGTGTACAGGTTCTTTTCCTGATTGTATACTGCCTGGAATGCAGCTTTCGTATCTACATTTCCTGCTACGAATGCTACAAAATGACCTAACTCATGATAAATGGCCGGATCATTGTCTCTCATAATGATCTTCTGGTTACGTGCATTGAAATAACCTGTGTAGTTAACAGAAGGATCGATCTCAACTGTAAATCCAAGGGTTCTGAATGCTGACAGTACATTGGCTGCTTCCTTCGGAGCGATCTGACCTACCTCAACAGGTCCCTTCTGGGCTGTATTCTGTTTTTCAGTTACTGCCGCTGTATTTCCGCTGGTGTTTGTAGTTCCTGCGGTATTGGCAGTGGATGACGCGGAGTTCTTTGCTGTAGTAGTTGTGACAACTGTTGTTGTAGTGGTTGTTGTAACTTTTTTAACTTTGGACTTCTTGGTATATTTCTCCTTTACTGCTGTTACAACTGTTTTTTTGGTTGTCACTGTTGCAGCTGTTGTTTCGCTGTTTTTCTGGCTTCTTTTCGTTTTTTTCGGCAGCGTCTTTGTATAGGATTTCTTGGCTGCTGATTTTAGTTTCACGTTCTTGGTTGATGTTTTCTTGCTTGTCTTGGTCGTTGTCTTCGGTGCTGATGCAAGAGGTGTTTCATCTTCTTCGATATTTGTTTCCAGGATCGGATCCGTATAGGATGGAAGTTCCGGTACCTGATTCTGCTGTACAACTGCGGTTCCTCCTACTGCTACTGCAAGTAAAACCGCGGTCAGTCCAGCGGCTGCTTTTCTGTTCTTAAATAATGCTGCGAGTTTCTTTCTCATAGACCTTACACATCCTTTCTTACTGTGAACCTATATATGTGCCGGGAAATAGTACGTTTTATAGCAATAAAAAAACCGTTCATCCATGATAAACGGCTACCACAAAAACAAGCTGACACCTGTCAACTTTCCCTATCATCACATCACATAATAGAAATTTAATGCGGCAACCGGCTGTCATAGTCTCTGCGACCTTAGACCCTTGGCTTTGCGTCCCTGCTTTTCAACAGGTTTGCCTTTGTGTATAAGTATATCTCCCCGGATAGCATTTTGTCAATAGCCTTCCGGCATTATTCTATATTTTTTCTTATTATTTCGTCCCATATTGTCAGCATTTTTTTCCAATTTCTTCCTGATTGGGATTTTCTTTTCCCGGGAATCTGCTATACTGTTAATAAGAACGTTTTTTATCATATTACAAGGAGCGAACAAATGCCAAATTTCCATTCTGCCCGCCCCCTTATCCTGCTGATCCTCATTCCTGTCCTTCTGTTTACAGGATGCGGCTCCTCCGGCAGCGATCCGGATGAACCGCCGGTCTATTCCCCCCTTCAGGTTCTGGTACCTGAAGCACCGGGCAAAAAAACTCTGGGAACTTCCCCACTGGTCCTGGATATCTCTGATACAGATCAGGGCTATCTCACTGCTGTCTCAGATTCCACAGATCAGATGATGAACGTTCAGCTTACCGCTGAAGACGGGGTTGTCTATTCCTATTTTATCAGTCCCGGGGAAAGCGCTGTTATTCCTTTTTCCAGTGGAAGCAGCACTTACCAGGTCAGCTGCTACCAGCAGATCAGCGATTCCCAGTATGCAGCACTTTATGCTGATACCCTGGAAATAAAACTTGCCAATGAATTTCTGCCATTTCTCTATCCGAACCAGTACGTAAACTTTACTCCGGATTCAGAAGCCAGTAAGCTGGCCCTTTCCATGGTATCTGAAGATACCTCAGATATTGATGCCCTTCAGACCATTTATAATTATGTAGTTTCTCATGTAACCTACGATTATGATCTGGCAGATACTGTAGCTTCCGGATACCTTCCTGATGTAGATGAGACCCTGCAGACAGGCAAAGGGATCTGCTTCGATTACGCAGCCCTTACTACAGCCATGCTCAGAAGCTGCGACATTCCCTGCAAGCTTCAGATAGGATATGCCGGGGATATCAAACATGCATGGATCAATGTCTATATCCGTTCCAGAGGCTGGGTTGACAAGGCTGTAGAATTCAGCGGTGACTCCTGGTCACGTATGGACCCTACCTTCGACTCCAACAGCGAAGACAAGGATACTATCCAGGAATACATAGGGGACAATAACAATTACACCGTACAGTTTACAAGATAGCATCTATGAATTAAAGAAAGGAACCTGAAATTTATGAAAAACAAATTCACTGATCAGGAACTTTTTCATTTCTGTGAACAGTTTTCCATTCTTCTTCACTCCGGCATCTCCTGCGCAGAGGGACTTTCCCTTATGCAGGAAGACAGCCGCACCCAGCAGGGGAAGGATTTCTTCCAGTCCCTTCTGAATGATTTCGAAGAGAATGGCTCTTTTGCCACAGCGCTGGAACATTCCGGAAAGTTTCCCTCTTCCATGATCTCCTATGTGAAAATAGGCGAAGAAACCGGCTGTCTGGACGAAGTATTAAAAAGCCTTTCCCGCCACTATGAACAGGAACTGGAAATTTCCGAAACGATCCGCAGTGCAGTCACCTATCCGTTGCTGATGCTGGTGATGATGGCCGCCGTGATCGTGATCCTGCTTGTCAAAGTCCTGCCTGTATTCCAGCAGGTTTTCCGGCAGATGGGACTTGAAATGAATAATTTTTCCAACGGACTTTTAAATGCAGGAAATCTGATCTCCCGCTACTCTGCCGCAGCCCTGATCCTTGTTCTTGTGCTGATGGCAGGCTTCGCCGTATTATTTTTCACCGACAGGGGACGGACATTTCTGAGCAGACTTTCCGGCAGGCTCCCCTTTATCAGGGAAATCGCCGTTTCCACAGATTATGCCAGACTGACACAGGCCATCGCCATGGGACTTCACAGCGGAATGGATCATATGATCACCCTGGAAATGGCCCAGGAACTGATCTCTCAGGAATCTGTCAAGGAGAAAATCCCAAAAGCGATCCACCTTTTGGAAGAAGGAGCACTTCTGGAGGACGCACTGTCGGAAGCCGGACTCTTCGAGGGAATGGACGCCAGACTGATCACAGTCGGACTTCGCGCCGGTGCTGCAGATGAGGTTATGACCAGCCTTGCAGACCGCTACAGAGATTCTTCCCTGAATGTCACAGGTAATATCATTTCCATAGTAGAACCTACTATTGTAATCATCTTCTCTCTTCTGGTAGGTCTGGTACTTCTGTCAGTAATGATGCCGCTGCTTGGCATTCTTTCTAAAATTGTTGTCTGAGGAGGCTGCCATGGATTTATTTGAACCAACCGGCAGACGGGTCCGGCGGCAGATCCGACACTTTCTGCCTGTATTTGTCCTTGCCGTGCTGTTCCTGGTCTTTTATCTGGGGATTTCCGTTGCAGGAACAGAAGCTGTTAATAAAGAACAGACCACTTTGAAGCAGGCCTTAGAGCAGGGTGCTATCCGTACCTATGCCATGACCGGGCAGTATCCCCAGAGCCTGGATGAGCTTCTGAATGATTACCATATTACCTATGACTCTGACAAATTTGTAGTGGAGTATGTTCCAAACAGTTCCAATCTGCTCCCCTCCATCAGTGTTCTGATACTTTCTTCTCAGAAGGGAGGTCCGTCATGAACCGTAATTCCAGACGCAGTCATTCCATTGATACGCTTTTTGTCATCACCCTTCTGGGACTGTTCCTGATCTTTCTGCTGATGATGCTGCTTTTTTCCACCCAGGCATACCGGACAGCTGTAGAAGGAAATCAGGAGAATAACAATCTTTATACAGCCTCTGCCTATATTACAGAGAAATTCCGGCAGCATGACAGCAGTCAGTCAGTGTCTCTGGATACCCTGGACAATCTTCCTGCATTCTGCATGACAGATACCATAGACGGAACTTCTTATGTTACCTACATTTATCTGCTGGATCACCAGCTGAAAGAACTTTTTACTGCAAAAGGCAACGTCCCTTCTCCAGAAATGGGAACGTCCATCGCCAGTCTGGAAACCTTTCAGGCAGAGGAAACATCAGAGGGTTTTTACCGGATCTCCATGGAAGACCTGCAGGGACATACCACAAGCCTGCTGCTTCATCCCGGCCCGCCTGTAACTTCAGAATGACATGAAAGGGAGGAACTTATGCGTAAATTGTACAACCACTCAAAATCCACCTTGTTCCTGATGGAAATGATCCTGTCTATTCTGATCCTTTCTCTAACCTGCACTGCCTGTGTACAGATCTTCGCAGCTGCCAGAAATAACCGTGAGAAAGCACGACAGTACAACCACATCCAGGAACTGACTGTCTGTGCAGAAGAGGTTCTGGAAGGATGGGACGGCCGGAATGAAACTTTCACAGACCTTCTGCCCTGCAGTACCCAGACAGAAGATACCCTCCAGTACTTCTATGATTGGAACTGGGAACTGTGCGAAAAAGCAGATGTCTGCTATACCATGACTATCCGGCTGAAAACTTCCAACCTGGAAAAAAGTGCTGATCTGGCCTTCACAGATCAGAAAGGTAACAGTCTGTATCAGACTTCCATTGCCTTTCCTTTTCAATCAGAAAATATGTCCTCATCCAACTCCGTTTCAGAAAGGAACACCTCAGAATGAATAAACGAAGAACACAATTTCTTTCCATGGGAATTCCATCTATGTTCGTTATTTTCTCAGTTCTGTGTCTGGTGATCCTGGCGCTTCTCACCCTGGGAACTTCCAGGCAGGATCTGCAGGCTGCACAGGTTTCCCTGAAGCAGACCACCGACTACTGCAATGCCTGTACACAGGCCAGTGCACAGTATCAGAATATTGTTGCTGCAGCCAGGGACGCAGCTTGCGCTTCCTCTGACAAATCAGATTATCTTTCCCGTATGAAAAATCTCGTAAAAGATTTTTCTGATATTTCCCTGACATGGGACAGCACAAACCAGACCGCTTCTTTTGTCTTAGACTACTCAGACAGCCAGGGACTGTATGTGGAATTTCAGCTTTCCTGGCCTGCTCAGGATTCCTCTTTCTCGCCGCAGCTTCTCACCTGGAAGACTGTCACCACCGGAACCTGGAATCCCAATAACAGACAGCCCGTATATAAAGGAGAACAATCATGACCGAACAGATCATACCTGATTATTTATCTTATGCTACCGAAAACCATGCATCCGATATCTTTATCATTGCAGGACGTCCCCTTTCTGTAAAGATCGACGGTAAAATGTCCATCTTCGGAGAACGTCTTATGCCGGACGATACAGACCGTCTAATCCACCAGATCTATTCTATGGCAGGAAACCGAAATATTGACCCTTTCCTTCAGACAGGAGACGATGATTTCTCCTTCTCTATCCCCGGTCTCTCCAGATTCCGTGTCAATGCCTATCGTCAGAGAGGTTCCCTGGCTGCTGTGATCCGTGTGATCGCTTTCGATCTTCCGAATCCGGATATTCTCCATATCCCGGAAGAAGTAATGTCCGCAGCTGATTTCACCAAAGGCATGGTTCTGGTCACAGGCCCTGCTGGAAGCGGTAAATCCACCACCATGGCATGTATCGTAGACAGGATCAACCACTCCAGGGAAGGACAT carries:
- a CDS encoding transglutaminase-like domain-containing protein, with the translated sequence MPNFHSARPLILLILIPVLLFTGCGSSGSDPDEPPVYSPLQVLVPEAPGKKTLGTSPLVLDISDTDQGYLTAVSDSTDQMMNVQLTAEDGVVYSYFISPGESAVIPFSSGSSTYQVSCYQQISDSQYAALYADTLEIKLANEFLPFLYPNQYVNFTPDSEASKLALSMVSEDTSDIDALQTIYNYVVSHVTYDYDLADTVASGYLPDVDETLQTGKGICFDYAALTTAMLRSCDIPCKLQIGYAGDIKHAWINVYIRSRGWVDKAVEFSGDSWSRMDPTFDSNSEDKDTIQEYIGDNNNYTVQFTR
- the glmM gene encoding phosphoglucosamine mutase, which gives rise to MGKYFGTDGFRGEANVKLTVNHAFKVGRYVGWYYGRDHKAKIVIGKDTRRSSYMFEYALVAGLTASGADAYLLHVTTTPSVSYAVRTEDFDCGIMISASHNPFYDNGIKLLNGNGQKIEAEVEARIEAYLDGELEELPLATREDVGRTIDFASGRNRYIGHLISIPSRDFKGIKVGLDCANGSSSAIAKSVFDALQAKTYVINNQPDGTNINTNCGSTHIEVLQKYVVENGLDIGFAYDGDADRCIAVDHKGNMIDGDKIMYVCGKYLKEQGRLNGNTVVTTVMSNLGLYKSLERENMNYEQTAVGDKYVAENMMENGYSLGGEQSGHIIFSRYAATGDGILTSLMVMEACVEKKATLCDLAKEMKVYPQLLRNVRVADKKTARENPKVVEAVEAVAKALGEDGRILVRESGTEPLIRVMVEAGTDEICRENVEQVVRVMEAEGLIVE
- the rpmE gene encoding 50S ribosomal protein L31, with the protein product MREGIHPNYYQATVTCNCGNTFVTGSTKQDIHVEICSKCHPFYTGQQKAAQARGRIDKFNKKYGLK
- the prmC gene encoding peptide chain release factor N(5)-glutamine methyltransferase; protein product: MSGETLNGLLKNGQKILEQSGIREAGLDAWLLLEYITGKSRAYYFAHGDEGVTEETACRYQELIRKRAEHIPLQHLTHQAFFMGYEFYVNEDVLVPRQDTETLMEAALELLKGNKAPRILDMCTGSGCIITSLMLEVPEASGIGVDLSEKALEVAIRNARELGTADRTKFVKSDLFSAEYFSKKDNAEKVTGYDMLISNPPYIPSGEIEGLMEEVRLHDPRMALDGMEDGLYFYREITRQAMDHIRPGGWLLYEIGCEQGKDVKELLEKEGFIKTEIRQDLCGLDRVVLGQRPLLQEEKYV
- a CDS encoding anthrax toxin lethal factor-related metalloendopeptidase, translating into MRKKLAALFKNRKAAAGLTAVLLAVAVGGTAVVQQNQVPELPSYTDPILETNIEEDETPLASAPKTTTKTSKKTSTKNVKLKSAAKKSYTKTLPKKTKRSQKNSETTAATVTTKKTVVTAVKEKYTKKSKVKKVTTTTTTTVVTTTTAKNSASSTANTAGTTNTSGNTAAVTEKQNTAQKGPVEVGQIAPKEAANVLSAFRTLGFTVEIDPSVNYTGYFNARNQKIIMRDNDPAIYHELGHFVAFVAGNVDTKAAFQAVYNQEKNLYTAYNKAYVTQNSAEYFAESAKEYILSPSTLKAQRPKTYEAIKAAYDSITDARVATVKKMYSIIWK
- the rho gene encoding transcription termination factor Rho, translated to MREKYESLSLATLKELAKARGLKGISALRKPELIERMLEEDEQQREKEEKQESRMEGKQETRQETRFPERHPDRVQEPAHAQQGAGNQYHVPAEAVQLDSGEKADGILEVLPDGYGFIRCENYLPGENDIYVSPSQIRRFNLKTGDIIRGNIRIKTQGEKFSALLYVTSINGFHPSEGQKRYNFEDMTPIFPNERLVMERPGGTVAMRIVDLISPIGKGQRGMIVSPPKAGKTTLLKDVAKSIQRNNPDMHLIILLIDERPEEVTDIKEAIRGNNVEVIYSTFDELPEHHKRVSEMVVERARRLVEHKKDVTILLDSITRLARAYNLIIPPSGRTLSGGLDPAALHMPKRFFGAARNMREGGSLTILATALVDTGSKMDDVIYEEFKGTGNMELVLDRKLQEKRVFPAIDIQKSGTRREDLLLDQEEQEAVYNMRKALNGMKPDEAVEQILNMFARTRNNAEFVQMAKKQKFI
- a CDS encoding DUF1385 domain-containing protein yields the protein MKSSNIGGQAVMEGIMMRHKDKYSIAVRRPDKEIELKVEDYKCVFGNAKFLRYPLIRGVVSFVDSLVVGTKCLMYSAEIAGDEEDEEDAQKNAALSEEERAAKKAKEDKQFKWLLYVTVAISIIVSIAAFMLLPYALASLCRKVGASEFVVTIVEAFVKLALFMGYMLLISRMKDIQRTFMYHGAEHKCINCVEHGLPLTVENVMASSRQHKRCGTSFLFLVMLVSIFLHFIFVLVPVYWVRLFGRLLMVPVVAGISFEIIQWAGRSDSKLANFFSKPGLAMQLLTTKEPTEDMAVVAIKAVEAVFDWRAYLKEEFGKDIPYEDTEEVNP
- a CDS encoding DUF4860 domain-containing protein, with translation MNRNSRRSHSIDTLFVITLLGLFLIFLLMMLLFSTQAYRTAVEGNQENNNLYTASAYITEKFRQHDSSQSVSLDTLDNLPAFCMTDTIDGTSYVTYIYLLDHQLKELFTAKGNVPSPEMGTSIASLETFQAEETSEGFYRISMEDLQGHTTSLLLHPGPPVTSE
- the prfA gene encoding peptide chain release factor 1, with the translated sequence MFDKLDDLLIRFEEVLNELGEPGVTDNQEHFQKLMKEQSDLQPIVDTYREYKKNKETIQDSLMMLEEEKDEEMREMLKEELSEAKKNVEELEHELKILLLPKDPNDSKNVIVEIRAGAGGDEAALFAAEIYRMYVKYAESRRWKTEMMSLNENGIGGFKEVTFMITGAGAYSRLKYESGVHRVQRVPETESGGRIHTSTCTVAIMPEAEEIDFHLDMNDCKFDVFRASGNGGQCVNTTDSAVRLTHIPTGIVISCQDEKSQLKNKDKALKVLRSRLYEMELAKQHDAEAEARRSQIGTGDRSEKIRTYNFPQGRVTDHRIKLTLHRLENILNGDLDEIIDSLIAADQAAKLSNLQDEA
- a CDS encoding type II secretion system F family protein gives rise to the protein MKNKFTDQELFHFCEQFSILLHSGISCAEGLSLMQEDSRTQQGKDFFQSLLNDFEENGSFATALEHSGKFPSSMISYVKIGEETGCLDEVLKSLSRHYEQELEISETIRSAVTYPLLMLVMMAAVIVILLVKVLPVFQQVFRQMGLEMNNFSNGLLNAGNLISRYSAAALILVLVLMAGFAVLFFTDRGRTFLSRLSGRLPFIREIAVSTDYARLTQAIAMGLHSGMDHMITLEMAQELISQESVKEKIPKAIHLLEEGALLEDALSEAGLFEGMDARLITVGLRAGAADEVMTSLADRYRDSSLNVTGNIISIVEPTIVIIFSLLVGLVLLSVMMPLLGILSKIVV